The sequence below is a genomic window from Pleurocapsa sp. PCC 7327.
ATTAATGACAACAGCAGTAGTTGAGAGCGATCGCTTTTTTCCCTCAAAAAAAGCAGCACGCTTTGGTGCTGCCCAATTTGAATAGAAACAATTACTTACTAGGTTAGAGCTGCCATTTTCACGTCATTGTTTGCCAAGAGAGCTTGCAACTCTTCCGCGTCTACTGTTTCTTTCTCGACGAGGATTTGTGCCAATTGGTCGAGGACGTGACGATTGTTGACGAGAACATCTTTGGCGCGGCGATAAGCTTGTTCGACGAGAAGGCGAACTTCTTCGTCGATGGTTGCTGCCGTTTCATCGGAGAAGTCGCGATCCGATGCAATGTCGCGACCGAGGAAAACTCCGCCATTCTGCCGTCCCAAAGCCACGGGACCGAGGCGATCGCTCATACCGAAGCGCGTAATCATCTGACGCGCAACTCGCGCTACCTGTTGTAGGTCGTTTGCCGCACCCGTGGTCACTTCTTCTTCACCGAAGACGATCTCTTCGGCGATGCGACCGCCAAGGGCGACTGCCATTTGATTTTGCAGGTAGGCACGAGAATATAATCCTGCTTCCATGCGCTCTTCGCTAGGCGTAAACCAAGTCAAACCGCCAGCGCGACCGCGAGGGATGATGCTGATTTTCTGTACGGGGTCGTAATCGGGCATCAGAGCGCCCACTAGCGCGTGACCTGCTTCGTGATAGGCAACCAGAGTCTTGCGCTTTTCGCTCATGACGCGGTTTTTCTTCTCCGGACCCGCTAAAACGCGATCGATCGCGTCGTTGACCTCATCCATGGAAATTTCGGTGAGGTTGCGACGGGCGGCGAGAATAGCCGCTTCGTTCAAGAGGTTAGAGAGGTCGGCACCCGTGAATCCAGGAGTCCGGCGAGCAATCTTATCTAGGTCAACATCCTTGGCAAGGGTCTTGCCGCGAGCGTGAACTTTGAGAATTTCTTGGCGACCTGCATAGTCGGGGCGATCGACGACGACCTGGCGATCGAAACGACCCGGACGCAACAAGGCGGCATCGAGAACGTCGGGACGGTTGGTAGCGGCAATGACGATAATGCCCGTATTCCCCTCAA
It includes:
- the ftsH3 gene encoding ATP-dependent zinc metalloprotease FtsH3; the protein is MNKNNNNKKWRNAGLYALLAIVVIALATAFLDRQPQSQATWRYDKFISEVTSGRVESVKLTADRTKAIVPAQDGTQVLVNLLPNDPQLIDFLTKNGVDISVLPQKDDGVWFRALSSLFFPILLLVGLFLLLRRAQSGPGSQAMNFGKSRARVQMEPQTQVTFGDVAGIEQAKLELAEVVDFLKNADRFTAVGAKIPKGVLLVGPPGTGKTLLARAVAGEAGVPFFSISGSEFVEMFVGVGASRVRDLFEQAKANAPCIVFIDEIDAVGRQRGAGLGGGNDEREQTLNQLLTEMDGFEGNTGIIVIAATNRPDVLDAALLRPGRFDRQVVVDRPDYAGRQEILKVHARGKTLAKDVDLDKIARRTPGFTGADLSNLLNEAAILAARRNLTEISMDEVNDAIDRVLAGPEKKNRVMSEKRKTLVAYHEAGHALVGALMPDYDPVQKISIIPRGRAGGLTWFTPSEERMEAGLYSRAYLQNQMAVALGGRIAEEIVFGEEEVTTGAANDLQQVARVARQMITRFGMSDRLGPVALGRQNGGVFLGRDIASDRDFSDETAATIDEEVRLLVEQAYRRAKDVLVNNRHVLDQLAQILVEKETVDAEELQALLANNDVKMAALT